The Zonotrichia albicollis isolate bZonAlb1 chromosome 6, bZonAlb1.hap1, whole genome shotgun sequence genome window below encodes:
- the NID2 gene encoding nidogen-2 isoform X4, with product MRAAAALLAAVLALGAALPRPGLLPHGPARGDARLRPGDDESSPGLLLRRALRLYGRAARRLYVGTNGVISSQDFPRETQYVDDDFPTDFPVIAPFLADLDTSGDRGNIYYRQDDSRDVLEQALGYIQAGFPRSAATFVPTNAFIATWEEVGAYQELSQDTEPSTKLNTFQAVIAYNHEDTYSIFLYPEGGLQFLGTRPKESYNVQLELPARVGFSWGDSDDPKRDGLFHSLASSERALRGLERESNTGIPGVWVFHVGSTEHVEPGGGQGAAPAVPQSPPEPPNPGTASYPHRASSHTAMAQRPSHGGPVLLGFVPARRDTQEPRGDGGTGQSFSANPSSYSSGQHGVGVEEDVHFNPDVFTYSAASRETCAQHHGQCSPHAFCTDYAAGFCCHCRASFYGNGRQCLPEGAVHRLNGKVSGSLRVGRASVRFQDMDLHAYIVGSDGRAYTAISGVPQPAARALLPLLPLGGLFAWLFALEEPGSENGFSITGAEFTQNLEVVFYPGGETVQVTQTAEGLGPDNYLSLRTHIQGEVPFLPENVTVHITPYEELYSYSSSAVTSSGHREYVVAAGTANQTLSYRLRQNITVAGCPHARPPARQRLSVARAFALFDSHEHVLRYALAARIGPAPGNHIDQAFLFHFPQHVPADDAENPGASPCHDGSHACEAPARCQPGVGTEYTCECPAGYRGDGRGCRDVDECSEGLSQCGPFSVCLNEPGSYRCECRGGYQPAGDGQACVPLAPPSDPCEAGRHRCAPGDRARCLSRGDGHATCECLPGYTGDGIHCSDVDECAESPCHPAAICYNTPGSFSCRCRPGYAGDGFQCTYAEGNPQRLTPCQHERMYPREVPPLGDGHVPQCDEQGRYRPLQCHSSSGHCWCVDAAGQEIAGTRTAPGTTPPRCGSPAESIQQLTPCEHARMYPREVPPGPSPVGDGHVPQCDEQGRYRPLQCHSSSGHCWCVDAAGQEIAGTRTAPGTTPPRCGSPEPTERPPSMCERWRQSLLEHYGGSPRGDQYVPQCEPSGDFAPLQCHGDSGYCWCVEQSGREIPGTRSEPGTTPPCLPSVAPPSVRPEPRPDVSPPASGTFLLYAQGQQIGYLPLNGTRLHKEAAKTLLSLHGSIVVGIDYDCRDRMIYWTDVAGRSISRAGLEPGSEPETIISSAGLISPEGLAVDHLRRAVFWTDSGLDRIERARLDGSERRVLFDSDLVNPRAIAVDPVRGNLYWTDWNREAPKIETSTVNGANRRVLVHTDIGLPNGLTFDPFSKLLCWADAGTKHLECTFPDGTGRRVIQSNLNYPFSIVSYANHFYHTDWRRDGVIAVNKETGSFTDEYLPEQRSHLYGITAVYPYCPGARK from the exons atgcgggcggcggcggcgctgctGGCGGCGGTCCTGGCGCTGGGGGCGGCCCTGCCCCgcccggggctgctcccgcACGGCCCGGCCCGCGGCGATGCCCGGCTCCGGCCCGGCGACGACGAGAGctccccggggctgctgctccgCCGCGCCCTGCGCCTCTAcggccgcgccgcccgccgcctCTAC gtggGGACCAACGGGGTCATCTCCAGCCAGGATTTCCCCAGGGAGACCCAGTACGTGGATGACGATTTCCCCACGGACTTCCCGGTCATCGCCCCCTTCCTGGCCGACCTGGACAcctctggggacagagggaacaTCTACTATCGCCAGGATGACTCCAGGGAcgtgctggagcaggctctgggaTACATCCAGGCCGGCTTTCCCcgctctgctgccaccttcgTGCCCACCAATGCCTTCATTGCCACCTGGGAGGAGGTGGGCGCCTACCAGGAGCTCTCCCAGGACACCGAGCCCTCCACAAAG CTCAACACCTTCCAGGCAGTCATAGCCTACAACCATGAGGACACCTACAGCATCTTCCTGTACCCCGAGGGTGGCCTCCAGTTCCTGGGGACGCGGCCCAAGGAGTCCTACAACgtccagctggagctgccagccagggtGGGCTTCAGCTGGGGGGACAGCGACGACCCCAAGAGGGACGGGCTCTTCCACAGCCTGGCCAGCAGCGAGCGGGCTCTGAGGGGCCTGGAGAG GGAGAGCAACACGGGGATCCCCGGCGTGTGGGTTTTCCACGTGGGCAGCACGGAGCACGTGGAGCCGGGGGgtggccagggagctgctcctgctgtgcctcagagcccccctgagccccccaaccCTGGCACCGCCAGCTACCCCCACCGTGCCTCcagccacactgccatggcccaGCGTCCCAGCCACGGTGGCCCGGTGCTCCTGGGCTttgtccctgccaggagggacaCCCAGGAGCCCAGAGGGGACGGTGGCACCGGGCAGAGCTTCTCTGCCAACCCCTCCTCCTACAGCTCGGGCCAGCACGGCGTGGGCGTGGAGGAGGACGTGCATTTCAACCCTGATG TGTTCACCTAcagtgcagccagcagggagaCGTGCGCCCAGCACCACGGGCAGTGCTCCCCTCACGCCTTCTGCACCGACTACGCCGCCggcttctgctgccactgccgGGCCTCCTTCTACGGGAACGGGCGGCAGTGCCTGCCCGAAG GCGCCGTGCATCGCCTCAACGGCAAGGTGAGCGGGAGCCTGAGGGTGGGACGGGCGTCCGTCCGCTTCCAGGACATGGATCTGCACGCCTACATTGTGGGCAGCGACGGCAGAGCCTACACGGCCATCAGCGGCGTGCCCCAGCCCGCTGCCCGcgccctgctgcccctgctgcccctcgGCGGGCTCTTTGCCTGGCTCTTCGCCCTGGAGGAGCCTGGCTCTGAGAACGGCTTCAGCATCACTG gtgCTGAGTTCACCCAGAACCTGGAGGTGGTGTTTTACCCCGGTGGGGAGACAGTCCAGGTCACTCAGACAGCCGAGGGCCTGGGGCCAGACAATTATTTAAGCCTCAGGACACACATCCAGGGTGAGGTGCCATTCCTGCCAGAGAACGTCACCGTCCACATCACTCCCTACGAGGAGCTCTACTCCTACTCCAGCTCGG CCGTGACATCCTCAGGCCATCGGGAGTACGTGGTGGCGGCGGGCACTGCCAACCAGACCCTGTCCTACCGCCTGCGCCAGAACATCACGGTGGCGGGGTGCCCGCACGCGCGGCCGCCGGCGCGGCAGCGGCTCTCGGTGGCGCGCGCCTTCGCCCTCTTCGACAGCCACGAGCACGTCCTGCGCTACGCCCTGGCCGCCCGCATCGGCCCCGCACCAG gcaatcatattgaTCAGGCTTTCCTGTTCCATTTTCCCCAACATGTTCCCGCAGACGATGCCGAGAATCCTGGGGCGAGCCCGTGCCACGATGGCAGCCACGCGTGCGAGGCGCCGGCACGCTGCCAGCCCGGCGTGGGCACCGAGTACACGTGCGAGTGCCCAGCTGGGTACCGTGGAGATGGACGGGGCTGCCGag ATGTGGATGAGTGCAGCGAGGGCCTGAGCCAGTGCGGGCCCTTCTCCGTGTGCCTGAACGAGCCAGGCAGTTACCGCTGCGAGTGCCGCGGCGGGTACCAGCCGGCGGGGGACGGGCAGGCGTGTGTGC CGCTGGCACCGCCGAGTGACCCCTGCGAGGCCGGGCGGCACCGCTGTGCCCCGGGGGACCGGGCGCGGTGCCTGTCCCGCGGCGATGGCCACGCCACCTGTGAGTGCCTGCCCGGCTACACCGGCGATGGCATCCACTGCTCTG ACGTGGATGAGTGTGCTGAGAGCCCGTGTCACCCGGCCGCCATCTGCTACAACACCCccggctccttctcctgccgcTGCCGGCCCGGCTACGCGGGCGACGGCTTCCAGTGCACGTACG cagaggggaaCCCGCAGCGCCTCACGCCGTGCCAGCACGAGCGGATGTACCCGCGGGAGGTGCCACCCCTGGGCGACGGCCACGTGCCCCAGTGTGACGAGCAGGGCCGGTACCggcccctgcagtgccacagcagctccGGGCACTGCTGGTGTGTggatgctgcagggcaggagatCGCTGGCACCCGGACAGCGCCGGGCACCACCCCACCTCGCTGTgggagcccag CAGAGTCCATCCAGCAGCTGACGCCATGCGAGCACGCGCGGATGTACCCGCGGGAGGTGCCACCGGGGCCGTCCCCCGTGGGCGATGGCCACGTGCCCCAGTGTGACGAGCAGGGCCGGTACCggcccctgcagtgccacagcagctccGGGCACTGCTGGTGCGTGGACGCTGCCGGACAGGAGATCGCCGGCACCCGGACAGCACCGGGCACCACCCCACCTCGCTGCgggagcccag AGCCCACCGAGCGGCCCCCCAGCATGTGCGAGCGCTGGCGGCAGAGCCTGCTGGAGCACTACGGGGGCAGCCCCCGCGGGGACCAGTACGTGCCGCAGTGTGAGCCCAGCGGGGACTTTGCCCCGCTGCAGTGCCACGGCGACAGCGGCTACTGCTGGTGCGTGGAGCAGAGCGGCCGCGAGATCCCGGGGACGCGCTCCGAGCCCGGCACCACGCCGCCCT GTCTGCCCAGTGTGGCCCCACCCAGCGTGCGGCCCGAGCCCCGGCCCGACGTGTCCCCTCCGGCCTCAGGGACGTTCCTGCTCTACGCGCAGGGCCAGCAGATCGGGTACCTGCCCCTGAACGGCACCCGGCTGCACAAAGAGGCCGCCAagaccctgctgtccctgcat GGCTCCATCGTGGTGGGCATTGACTATGACTGCCGGGACAGGATGATCTACTGGACTGACGTGGCTGGACGGAGCATCAGccgagctgggctggagccgggCTCAGAGCCAGAGACCATCATCAGCTCAG cagggctgatcAGCCCCGAGGGCCTGGCCGTGGACCACCTGCGCCGGGCCGTGTTCTGGACGGACAGCGGGCTGGACAGGATCGAGCGGGCGCGGCTGGACGGCTCCGAGCGCCGCGTGCTCTTCGACAGCGACCTTGTCAACCCCCGCGCCATCGCCGTGGACCCTGTCCGAGG CAACCTTTACTGGACGGACTGGAATCGCGAAGCTCCCAAAATCGAAACTTCCACTGTCAATGGAGCCAACAGGAGGGTTCTGGTGCACACAGACATTGGTTTGCCCAATGGCCTGACTTTTGACCCCTTCTccaagctgctgtgctgggcagacgCAG GCACCAAGCACCTGGAATGCACATTCCCGGACGGCACCGGCCGGCGCGTCATCCAGAGCAACCTCAACTACCCCTTCAGCATCGTCAGCTACGCCAACCACTTCTACCACACGGACTGGAGACG GGATGGGGTGATAGCTGTAAATAAAGAAACAGGCTCCTTTACTGATGAGTATCTCCCAGAGCAGCGATCCCACCTCTATGGAATCACAGCTGTTTATCCCTACTGCCCTGGAG CCAGGAAATAG
- the NID2 gene encoding nidogen-2 isoform X9 → MRAAAALLAAVLALGAALPRPGLLPHGPARGDARLRPGDDESSPGLLLRRALRLYGRAARRLYVGTNGVISSQDFPRETQYVDDDFPTDFPVIAPFLADLDTSGDRGNIYYRQDDSRDVLEQALGYIQAGFPRSAATFVPTNAFIATWEEVGAYQELSQDTEPSTKLNTFQAVIAYNHEDTYSIFLYPEGGLQFLGTRPKESYNVQLELPARVGFSWGDSDDPKRDGLFHSLASSERALRGLERESNTGIPGVWVFHVGSTEHVEPGGGQGAAPAVPQSPPEPPNPGTASYPHRASSHTAMAQRPSHGGPVLLGFVPARRDTQEPRGDGGTGQSFSANPSSYSSGQHGVGVEEDVHFNPDVFTYSAASRETCAQHHGQCSPHAFCTDYAAGFCCHCRASFYGNGRQCLPEGAVHRLNGKVSGSLRVGRASVRFQDMDLHAYIVGSDGRAYTAISGVPQPAARALLPLLPLGGLFAWLFALEEPGSENGFSITGAEFTQNLEVVFYPGGETVQVTQTAEGLGPDNYLSLRTHIQGEVPFLPENVTVHITPYEELYSYSSSAVTSSGHREYVVAAGTANQTLSYRLRQNITVAGCPHARPPARQRLSVARAFALFDSHEHVLRYALAARIGPAPGNHIDQAFLFHFPQHVPADDAENPGASPCHDGSHACEAPARCQPGVGTEYTCECPAGYRGDGRGCRDVDECSEGLSQCGPFSVCLNEPGSYRCECRGGYQPAGDGQACVPLAPPSDPCEAGRHRCAPGDRARCLSRGDGHATCECLPGYTGDGIHCSDVDECAESPCHPAAICYNTPGSFSCRCRPGYAGDGFQCTYAAEGNPQRLTPCQHERMYPREVPPLGDGHVPQCDEQGRYRPLQCHSSSGHCWCVDAAGQEIAGTRTAPGTTPPRCGSPEPTERPPSMCERWRQSLLEHYGGSPRGDQYVPQCEPSGDFAPLQCHGDSGYCWCVEQSGREIPGTRSEPGTTPPCLPSVAPPSVRPEPRPDVSPPASGTFLLYAQGQQIGYLPLNGTRLHKEAAKTLLSLHGSIVVGIDYDCRDRMIYWTDVAGRSISRAGLEPGSEPETIISSAGLISPEGLAVDHLRRAVFWTDSGLDRIERARLDGSERRVLFDSDLVNPRAIAVDPVRGNLYWTDWNREAPKIETSTVNGANRRVLVHTDIGLPNGLTFDPFSKLLCWADAGTKHLECTFPDGTGRRVIQSNLNYPFSIVSYANHFYHTDWRRDGVIAVNKETGSFTDEYLPEQRSHLYGITAVYPYCPGARK, encoded by the exons atgcgggcggcggcggcgctgctGGCGGCGGTCCTGGCGCTGGGGGCGGCCCTGCCCCgcccggggctgctcccgcACGGCCCGGCCCGCGGCGATGCCCGGCTCCGGCCCGGCGACGACGAGAGctccccggggctgctgctccgCCGCGCCCTGCGCCTCTAcggccgcgccgcccgccgcctCTAC gtggGGACCAACGGGGTCATCTCCAGCCAGGATTTCCCCAGGGAGACCCAGTACGTGGATGACGATTTCCCCACGGACTTCCCGGTCATCGCCCCCTTCCTGGCCGACCTGGACAcctctggggacagagggaacaTCTACTATCGCCAGGATGACTCCAGGGAcgtgctggagcaggctctgggaTACATCCAGGCCGGCTTTCCCcgctctgctgccaccttcgTGCCCACCAATGCCTTCATTGCCACCTGGGAGGAGGTGGGCGCCTACCAGGAGCTCTCCCAGGACACCGAGCCCTCCACAAAG CTCAACACCTTCCAGGCAGTCATAGCCTACAACCATGAGGACACCTACAGCATCTTCCTGTACCCCGAGGGTGGCCTCCAGTTCCTGGGGACGCGGCCCAAGGAGTCCTACAACgtccagctggagctgccagccagggtGGGCTTCAGCTGGGGGGACAGCGACGACCCCAAGAGGGACGGGCTCTTCCACAGCCTGGCCAGCAGCGAGCGGGCTCTGAGGGGCCTGGAGAG GGAGAGCAACACGGGGATCCCCGGCGTGTGGGTTTTCCACGTGGGCAGCACGGAGCACGTGGAGCCGGGGGgtggccagggagctgctcctgctgtgcctcagagcccccctgagccccccaaccCTGGCACCGCCAGCTACCCCCACCGTGCCTCcagccacactgccatggcccaGCGTCCCAGCCACGGTGGCCCGGTGCTCCTGGGCTttgtccctgccaggagggacaCCCAGGAGCCCAGAGGGGACGGTGGCACCGGGCAGAGCTTCTCTGCCAACCCCTCCTCCTACAGCTCGGGCCAGCACGGCGTGGGCGTGGAGGAGGACGTGCATTTCAACCCTGATG TGTTCACCTAcagtgcagccagcagggagaCGTGCGCCCAGCACCACGGGCAGTGCTCCCCTCACGCCTTCTGCACCGACTACGCCGCCggcttctgctgccactgccgGGCCTCCTTCTACGGGAACGGGCGGCAGTGCCTGCCCGAAG GCGCCGTGCATCGCCTCAACGGCAAGGTGAGCGGGAGCCTGAGGGTGGGACGGGCGTCCGTCCGCTTCCAGGACATGGATCTGCACGCCTACATTGTGGGCAGCGACGGCAGAGCCTACACGGCCATCAGCGGCGTGCCCCAGCCCGCTGCCCGcgccctgctgcccctgctgcccctcgGCGGGCTCTTTGCCTGGCTCTTCGCCCTGGAGGAGCCTGGCTCTGAGAACGGCTTCAGCATCACTG gtgCTGAGTTCACCCAGAACCTGGAGGTGGTGTTTTACCCCGGTGGGGAGACAGTCCAGGTCACTCAGACAGCCGAGGGCCTGGGGCCAGACAATTATTTAAGCCTCAGGACACACATCCAGGGTGAGGTGCCATTCCTGCCAGAGAACGTCACCGTCCACATCACTCCCTACGAGGAGCTCTACTCCTACTCCAGCTCGG CCGTGACATCCTCAGGCCATCGGGAGTACGTGGTGGCGGCGGGCACTGCCAACCAGACCCTGTCCTACCGCCTGCGCCAGAACATCACGGTGGCGGGGTGCCCGCACGCGCGGCCGCCGGCGCGGCAGCGGCTCTCGGTGGCGCGCGCCTTCGCCCTCTTCGACAGCCACGAGCACGTCCTGCGCTACGCCCTGGCCGCCCGCATCGGCCCCGCACCAG gcaatcatattgaTCAGGCTTTCCTGTTCCATTTTCCCCAACATGTTCCCGCAGACGATGCCGAGAATCCTGGGGCGAGCCCGTGCCACGATGGCAGCCACGCGTGCGAGGCGCCGGCACGCTGCCAGCCCGGCGTGGGCACCGAGTACACGTGCGAGTGCCCAGCTGGGTACCGTGGAGATGGACGGGGCTGCCGag ATGTGGATGAGTGCAGCGAGGGCCTGAGCCAGTGCGGGCCCTTCTCCGTGTGCCTGAACGAGCCAGGCAGTTACCGCTGCGAGTGCCGCGGCGGGTACCAGCCGGCGGGGGACGGGCAGGCGTGTGTGC CGCTGGCACCGCCGAGTGACCCCTGCGAGGCCGGGCGGCACCGCTGTGCCCCGGGGGACCGGGCGCGGTGCCTGTCCCGCGGCGATGGCCACGCCACCTGTGAGTGCCTGCCCGGCTACACCGGCGATGGCATCCACTGCTCTG ACGTGGATGAGTGTGCTGAGAGCCCGTGTCACCCGGCCGCCATCTGCTACAACACCCccggctccttctcctgccgcTGCCGGCCCGGCTACGCGGGCGACGGCTTCCAGTGCACGTACG cagcagaggggaaCCCGCAGCGCCTCACGCCGTGCCAGCACGAGCGGATGTACCCGCGGGAGGTGCCACCCCTGGGCGACGGCCACGTGCCCCAGTGTGACGAGCAGGGCCGGTACCggcccctgcagtgccacagcagctccGGGCACTGCTGGTGTGTggatgctgcagggcaggagatCGCTGGCACCCGGACAGCGCCGGGCACCACCCCACCTCGCTGTgggagcccag AGCCCACCGAGCGGCCCCCCAGCATGTGCGAGCGCTGGCGGCAGAGCCTGCTGGAGCACTACGGGGGCAGCCCCCGCGGGGACCAGTACGTGCCGCAGTGTGAGCCCAGCGGGGACTTTGCCCCGCTGCAGTGCCACGGCGACAGCGGCTACTGCTGGTGCGTGGAGCAGAGCGGCCGCGAGATCCCGGGGACGCGCTCCGAGCCCGGCACCACGCCGCCCT GTCTGCCCAGTGTGGCCCCACCCAGCGTGCGGCCCGAGCCCCGGCCCGACGTGTCCCCTCCGGCCTCAGGGACGTTCCTGCTCTACGCGCAGGGCCAGCAGATCGGGTACCTGCCCCTGAACGGCACCCGGCTGCACAAAGAGGCCGCCAagaccctgctgtccctgcat GGCTCCATCGTGGTGGGCATTGACTATGACTGCCGGGACAGGATGATCTACTGGACTGACGTGGCTGGACGGAGCATCAGccgagctgggctggagccgggCTCAGAGCCAGAGACCATCATCAGCTCAG cagggctgatcAGCCCCGAGGGCCTGGCCGTGGACCACCTGCGCCGGGCCGTGTTCTGGACGGACAGCGGGCTGGACAGGATCGAGCGGGCGCGGCTGGACGGCTCCGAGCGCCGCGTGCTCTTCGACAGCGACCTTGTCAACCCCCGCGCCATCGCCGTGGACCCTGTCCGAGG CAACCTTTACTGGACGGACTGGAATCGCGAAGCTCCCAAAATCGAAACTTCCACTGTCAATGGAGCCAACAGGAGGGTTCTGGTGCACACAGACATTGGTTTGCCCAATGGCCTGACTTTTGACCCCTTCTccaagctgctgtgctgggcagacgCAG GCACCAAGCACCTGGAATGCACATTCCCGGACGGCACCGGCCGGCGCGTCATCCAGAGCAACCTCAACTACCCCTTCAGCATCGTCAGCTACGCCAACCACTTCTACCACACGGACTGGAGACG GGATGGGGTGATAGCTGTAAATAAAGAAACAGGCTCCTTTACTGATGAGTATCTCCCAGAGCAGCGATCCCACCTCTATGGAATCACAGCTGTTTATCCCTACTGCCCTGGAG CCAGGAAATAG